Proteins encoded by one window of Cervus canadensis isolate Bull #8, Minnesota chromosome 18, ASM1932006v1, whole genome shotgun sequence:
- the LOC122420668 gene encoding LOW QUALITY PROTEIN: zinc finger protein 239-like (The sequence of the model RefSeq protein was modified relative to this genomic sequence to represent the inferred CDS: inserted 1 base in 1 codon): MSHQRAHTGEKPYKCKDCGKGFSRHSGLMYHQRVHTGEKPYKCKDCGKGFSRNSGLMSHQRAHTGEKSYKCKDCGKGFIQRRGLTCHQRIHTGEKPYKCQECGKAFSQYTTLIXHQQINTGEKPYKYQDCGKDFSQGSGLMYHQRVHTGEKPYKCKDCGKSFSRHSGLMSHQRVHTGEQPYKCKDCGKGFSRHSGLTCHQIIHTGEKPQKCKEGEKAFSHYATLTKHERIHTEEKPYKCKDFDKDFNPAHWSYLPSDNSY, translated from the exons ATGTCCCATCAGAGagctcatactggagagaagccttataaatgtaaggattgtggcaaaggctttagccGGCACTCAG GCCTTATGTaccatcagagagttcatactggagagaagccttataaatgtaaggattgtggcaaaggctttagccGGAACTCAGGCCTTATGTCCCATCAGAGagctcatactggagagaagtcttataaatgtaaggattgtggcaaaggctttatTCAACGCAGAGGTCTTACTtgccatcagagaattcacactggagagaaaccgtataaatgtcaagaatgtggaaaagctttcagtcaaTACACAACTCTAA AACACCAGCAAATtaatactggagagaagccttataaatatCAGGATTGTGGCAAAGACTTTAGCCAGGGCTCAGGCCTTATGTaccatcagagagttcatactggagagaagccttataaatgtaaggattgtggcaaaagCTTTAGCCGCCACTCAGGCCTTATGTcccatcagagagttcatactggagagcagccttataaatgtaaggattgtggcaaaggctttagccGGCACTCAGGTCTTACTTGCCATCAGataattcacactggagagaaaccacagAAATGTAAAGAAGGTGAAAAAGCTTTCAGTCACTATGCAACTCTTACTAAACATGAGCGAATTCATACTgaagagaagccttataaatgtaaggattttGATAAAGACTTTAACCCAGCACATTGGTCTTACTTACCATCAGATAATTCATACTGA